A stretch of DNA from Mesorhizobium onobrychidis:
CGATAAAATCCTTGCACAGAAAGACGGTGCCAATTCGGGTAAAAAGTGCCGGATCATGGCGCTTGAGCCACGCCAGCAGAGTCGGCGTCTGCGCCGCCCAGGGCCGTTGCAGGCAGTGGATATAGGTCCGGTCGCCAACGCCTGCGGCCGCCCATTCGCTGACGATGCCGATGCCGCGCGTGTCGAGCGACTGGATGCCGAGCAGCGGGTCACCGCCGCGGTCCAGTGCGTAGAGCCCGTTGCCGTGGCCGGCGCAGCCGATCGCCGCGATGTCGCGGGGGTCGATGCCCGACTGGTCGAGGCACTGTCGGATGACCTCGACGGCGTTGCGCCATAATTCGCCGAGGTCCCGCTCGACATGGCCGGGCTTTGGCATGCAGGAGCGGCCGTCCCGGGCGGCGAGCGCGAGTTCGCGACCTGCGGTGTCGAAGATGATGGCCTTGATGACGGTATTGCCCGCATCAAGACCCAGAATGTATTGCTGCATTGAAGCTCCTCCCAAGCTGCAAAGATTATTCTTGTTGGTAGAGCTCCCAGGCCGCCGCGCCGTCCGCATTCTCATGGATGATCGCCATCAATCCTCTCACGACGGCACGAGGGTTGGAATGCTGGTATATGTTGCGGCCATAGACCATGCCTGCCGCGCCTTGTGCCATCAGCGCCGCCGACTTGTCGAAGACTGCGCGCAAATCCTCCCTGCCCCCGCCGCGCACCAGGACAGGACAGCGCGCCGCCGCCACCACCCGGTGGAAGTCGTTCGGATCGGTGGTCGGGTCCGCCTTGATGATGTCGGCGCCCATCTCGCTTGCGAGCCGGGTCAGGGTGACGATCTTTTCGGGGTCGCCGTCGACCATGTAGCCTCCGCGCTCCGAGTTGGGCAGCATCGCCAGCGGCTCGATCATCAGCGGCAGGCCGTATCTTTCGCAGTCGGCGCGAACGCGGGCAATGTTGTGGACGCATTGCCGGAACAGGTCCGGCTCATCGGGCAGCATGAATAGGTTGACGACCACGCAGGCCGCGTCCATTTCCAGCGCGCCGATCAGTGGCTCGGCTTCATTCTGCAGGATGGCCCACATCGAGCGGTGGCGGGTTTTGTTATATGGATTGCCCATGTCTATGCGCATGACCAACGCCGGCTTGTCCTTGCCAGGCAAGGACTGCAGCAGATCGGCCTGGCCATAATTCATCTGAATGGCGTCCGGTCCCGCGGCAACCAGCTGGGCGACGACGCCGGCCATATCCTCGAGCCCTTCCAGAAACGACGGCTCATTGCACACGCCATGGTCGATTGCGACGTCGAGACAGCGCGCCCGACCGAACAACCGGTTCATGCGGACTTT
This window harbors:
- a CDS encoding class I fructose-bisphosphate aldolase, whose product is MGINKKVRMNRLFGRARCLDVAIDHGVCNEPSFLEGLEDMAGVVAQLVAAGPDAIQMNYGQADLLQSLPGKDKPALVMRIDMGNPYNKTRHRSMWAILQNEAEPLIGALEMDAACVVVNLFMLPDEPDLFRQCVHNIARVRADCERYGLPLMIEPLAMLPNSERGGYMVDGDPEKIVTLTRLASEMGADIIKADPTTDPNDFHRVVAAARCPVLVRGGGREDLRAVFDKSAALMAQGAAGMVYGRNIYQHSNPRAVVRGLMAIIHENADGAAAWELYQQE